Genomic segment of Engystomops pustulosus chromosome 8, aEngPut4.maternal, whole genome shotgun sequence:
gcggttatcagggggcactctatgagcagcggttatcagggggcactctatgagcaccggttatcagggggcactctttGAGCACTGGTtgtcagggggcactctatgagcactggttatcagggggcactctatgaacattggttatcagggggcactctttGAGCACTGGTTGTCAGGGGGCACTCTGCATGTTTACCTTGGACCAGCAAATATACAAAATGTGTAAATGACATATGCCGATCCCTTGTCTAatgcaatatactatataatataatatactgcaGTCTATAGAATCATTACAATGTAACTTTATGGTTTTAATTTTAGCATTTCTAAGATGTCTGATATTCAGAAGTTACTAGAAGAACTGGAGAGGCTGAAGGTGGGATATTTTTAGTATTCACTTTTTTCATAGTCTCATTGTCTGAATAGTACTGTCACATACTGgttatggtgccccctgctgtTTGCTTCCATATTTTCAGGATGTCCCACCCATGTATGCAGTGCAGGTGGTCGCACATGTGTAGTAATGATCCCATCCATATGCTACGCAGTAACATTTATGCTGCTTCGGGTTTTGGGTCTCAGTTATTTAAATTTTTGTTGCACTTCTTTCAATATTTgcaattttttctgttttttcagaGGTTTTTTTTGGAAATCTTAAATGTACAAGAAACTTTGTGGCCCCTCCCCTTTTCTCCCGGGACAACCCGTTCAAAGTGATATTTAGCAGAGAAAGTTTTCTAGATGATGCAGAAGGATAATAATTGTAATTTTTCTTTAGGAACGATATGAGGAGGAAGATAAACGCAAGTCGAAAATTACTCTAGAGAAATTAGATGCTGATGATCGTCTTAACGAGGCCAAACAACGAGTAAACCAGGCGCTGCAGAGGGAGTCAGAGATCGATGAGATTCAATCCAAAAAGCAGCTTTCTTATGACGTAAGAACACAAATTACTGAGAACAGCGCCTCTCATTGGCTATATCTGGCGTTACACTATGCGGATCTATagcactgagctgcaataccagccacAGCCTCCACACCAGAGGGGCGCTGTTTCTAgaggaaaaagtaaaacatttttttgctgttttctttttaatgtttCCATTTGTATACAATTCTAGAGTGAAATGAGAGATCTACTGAGGGAAAACGAGGAATTAATGACCAATATCGCCGAACTTGAGCAAAAGGAGACGTCATACAGGAAAGTATTTGAGAAGAGGAGAAACGAATTACAGGTAAACCTGTGGAAGTCAGGAACCAAAAAAAAGTGTCAGATTTGCAGCAGATTTTACATGTCGATTAATAtgcaaaaaagtgtcaaaaatgaTCTTGTCCAACGGATGGAATGAAATCGatatttgatttttaaaaataaaataaaatctcaaaAAGATTATTAAAATTATctatctaccatcacaatccatcctgataaaccagggacattacacatagatccgggcaccgggactgtggtatcttcttatatgtgttatccatggcctccttccttctaaaatcaacttttaaaattatccaaGAAGGGCTATGGGGGTCGTCACCAAaacctctctgtgctgcagcttcacacgctgttacactgtgcaagagcccTTTCCCCCACCCAATGTGTTAGattacaggagggaggggggagtgctgagggagaaggggaTGGGAGACAGTttcacagcctgtgaagctacagcatggaagaactctggtaacaccgccagagctcttcaggctaatttgcatcattttacaagttgattttagaaggcaggaggccatgaataacaaatatgacaagataccacagtcccggtgcctggatctaggggtGAGTGTCCCTCGTCAGCTGGGTTGAGGCTCCACCCCCATTCTTCCCGCTTCATACTAGCATCTGATTGGTCAGTTACTTAGCTGTTGAATAACAGTGAACATCATTGGACAAGGCTCCCTGTAAAGTCCTCCTTCACAATTAGACACGCCCCATTGACTAAACTAAAAGATCTCAATCTCCTCTCCTGTTCTTTTTCTGGTTTTGTCTCTTCATCAGGTTGACAACAAATTACCGCACAAAAACATCAACTACGCAAAGGAGGAGTCCGACCTGGAGGACCTGGAAAATACTTCCTACACCTGTCAGATCTCCATACAAGACCCCTGTGTCCTGGAGGGGGGACACGCTCTCCTGACCTTTGAGGATGCACAAGGTAAGTGTCAACAATTTTGGGattttggaagtttttttttttatatatatttttgatttATGGTAGATGTAGGAGGTCACCCCCCCCCGGAGTTATAATATCAATAGTTATTGGAGAAACTGGCAAACGGGGGttttttatactcgagtataagccgacccaagtataagccgaggcccctaattttaccacaaaaacccggtaaaacctatattttttttactcgagtataagccgagtttggggtttcagcacatttttttgtgctgaaaaactaggcttatactcgagtatatatggtattttcttttttttttcacttttcttttttaGAGAAATCATAACTTTGAGATTGTCGTGATCCTCTTAAAAATTTCAAGGCCAAATCTTTCCACTTATTCCATAGACTTAGTAATGTAGTACTTATTTTCAAGAAGTCaatccatataaaaaaaaaataaaatttcttaCAGTGGCCCAGGGTATCATCGATAAGAAAAAGCATCATGTTGAATTCAGCAATGAACAAGAAGAAGAAGTGACAGCGTATGATGTGCCACTTGGACGCACTGTAACAtttgaggtaaaaaaaaacaaaataaaaaatgcatcTCAACCTATTTCTCATTTTAGAGAACCTGTAATGTCTTTGCATCTAAAAGTGAACCTGCCGCCGGCAATTTCATTTTTAGCTGCTGACGGGTTCCAGTGACCtatgctgaatttaaaaatgcctttgttaccattctgaatcatttcagtactttataaaagtttatttcacattacctggctccctgccagcagcgtgtgatgAGTCTTTGGGAAGGGGTCGTTGTGGAG
This window contains:
- the NMI gene encoding N-myc-interactor, encoding MSDIQKLLEELERLKERYEEEDKRKSKITLEKLDADDRLNEAKQRVNQALQRESEIDEIQSKKQLSYDSEMRDLLRENEELMTNIAELEQKETSYRKVFEKRRNELQVDNKLPHKNINYAKEESDLEDLENTSYTCQISIQDPCVLEGGHALLTFEDAQVAQGIIDKKKHHVEFSNEQEEEVTAYDVPLGRTVTFEVNMNIFNKKLLVRNLPDLPEETLKDKLELTFYKSKVGGGEIETVEYNKNNNTALITYQESGVVLRVLKKPQHVLQAAGTMYEVGISAVIEKELKKLQIFSDVCQRTVRLAEIRNQEDSEEDIKDLIEIHFQKESNGGGEVEHIAFSRKDTVGYFEPDMA